Proteins encoded by one window of Streptomyces sp. NBC_01571:
- a CDS encoding YiaA/YiaB family inner membrane protein produces the protein MTDTSVKQQSTAAFYGQAVASFAVAMVATAIGIFKLEADTWVRAFLGVAVLYLVTSCFTLAKVIRDRQEAQLAHRSYSPFEKL, from the coding sequence ATGACTGACACATCCGTCAAGCAGCAGTCCACCGCCGCCTTCTACGGCCAGGCGGTCGCCTCCTTCGCCGTCGCCATGGTCGCGACCGCCATCGGCATCTTCAAGCTGGAGGCCGACACCTGGGTGCGTGCCTTCCTGGGCGTCGCCGTCCTCTATCTGGTGACCTCGTGCTTCACCCTGGCCAAGGTGATCCGCGACCGGCAGGAGGCGCAGCTCGCGCACCGTTCGTACAGTCCGTTCGAAAAGCTCTGA
- a CDS encoding aldehyde dehydrogenase family protein: MKAHDGMYIDGAWRPAAGTDTIEVVNPVDEQVVGRVAAGTAEDVDAAVRAARAAFPAWAATPPAGRAARLAALRDVLDARKEEIAETVTAELGSPLAFSQAVHAGVPILVAGSYAELAATHAFEERVGNSVVHQEPVGVVGAITPWNYPLHQIVAKVAPALAAGCTIVLKPAEDTPLTAQLFAEAVAEAGVPAGVFNLVTGLGPVAGQALAEHPDVDLVSFTGSTAVGRRIGAAAGAAVKRVALELGGKSANVILPSADLAKAVNVGVANVMSNSGQTCSAWTRMLVHDSRYEEAVELAAAAAVKYGDRIGPVVSAKQQARVRSYIEKGVAEGARLVAGGPEAPRPQGYFVSPTVFADVEPGMTIAQEEIFGPVLSILRYEDEEDAVRIANGTVYGLAGAVWAGEEAEAVAFARRLDTGQVDINGGRFNPRAPFGGYKQSGVGRELGTHGLSEYLQTKSLQF, encoded by the coding sequence ATGAAGGCACATGACGGCATGTACATCGACGGTGCCTGGCGCCCCGCCGCCGGCACCGACACCATCGAGGTGGTGAACCCGGTCGACGAGCAGGTGGTGGGCCGGGTCGCCGCGGGCACCGCCGAGGACGTCGACGCCGCGGTACGAGCCGCCCGCGCCGCCTTCCCGGCCTGGGCCGCGACCCCGCCCGCCGGGCGCGCCGCGCGGCTGGCCGCCCTGCGTGACGTACTCGACGCCCGCAAGGAGGAGATCGCCGAGACCGTCACGGCGGAGCTCGGCTCGCCGCTCGCGTTCTCGCAGGCGGTCCACGCGGGCGTACCGATCCTGGTCGCGGGCTCCTACGCCGAACTCGCGGCCACGCACGCCTTCGAGGAGCGGGTCGGCAACTCGGTCGTGCACCAGGAGCCCGTCGGAGTGGTCGGCGCGATCACACCCTGGAACTATCCGCTCCACCAGATCGTCGCCAAGGTCGCCCCGGCGCTCGCGGCCGGCTGCACGATCGTCCTGAAGCCCGCCGAGGACACCCCCCTGACCGCCCAGCTCTTCGCGGAGGCGGTAGCGGAGGCAGGCGTGCCGGCCGGTGTCTTCAACCTCGTCACCGGCCTCGGTCCGGTGGCCGGCCAGGCCCTCGCCGAGCACCCGGACGTGGACCTGGTCTCCTTCACCGGCTCCACGGCCGTCGGCCGGCGGATCGGCGCCGCGGCCGGCGCCGCCGTCAAACGGGTCGCGCTGGAACTCGGCGGCAAGTCCGCCAACGTGATCCTGCCGAGCGCCGACCTCGCGAAGGCGGTCAACGTCGGCGTCGCGAACGTGATGTCCAACTCCGGCCAGACGTGCAGCGCCTGGACCCGCATGCTGGTGCACGACTCGCGGTACGAGGAGGCCGTGGAGCTCGCCGCCGCGGCCGCGGTCAAGTACGGCGACCGCATCGGCCCGGTCGTCAGCGCCAAGCAGCAGGCCCGGGTGCGGAGTTACATCGAGAAGGGTGTGGCCGAGGGCGCCCGGCTGGTCGCGGGAGGCCCCGAAGCCCCGCGCCCCCAGGGGTACTTCGTCAGCCCGACCGTCTTCGCCGACGTCGAGCCCGGGATGACGATCGCCCAGGAGGAGATCTTCGGGCCGGTGCTGTCGATCCTGCGCTACGAGGACGAGGAGGACGCCGTCCGGATCGCCAACGGCACGGTCTACGGGCTGGCCGGAGCCGTCTGGGCGGGGGAGGAGGCCGAGGCGGTGGCGTTCGCGCGACGGCTCGACACCGGACAGGTCGACATCAACGGCGGACGCTTCAACCCCCGTGCCCCGTTCGGCGGGTACAAGCAGTCCGGAGTCGGACGCGAGCTGGGCACGCACGGCCTGTCCGAGTACCTCCAGACGAAGTCCCTCCAGTTCTAG
- a CDS encoding DUF3574 domain-containing protein, with amino-acid sequence MPPLSIRARVGAATATALLAAGAPAAYALFDDAGPRAPATARTYVETRLLFGTERPDGGPAVTEPQFMAFVDREVTPAFPEGLTVRDGRGQYRDAHGVIERERSYELILLYPAAQARARDAGIERIRAAYERTFGQESVARLDAPTRADF; translated from the coding sequence ATGCCCCCGCTCAGCATCCGCGCCCGGGTGGGCGCCGCCACCGCCACCGCCCTGCTCGCGGCCGGCGCCCCGGCCGCGTACGCCCTGTTCGACGACGCGGGCCCGAGGGCCCCGGCCACCGCGAGGACTTACGTCGAGACCCGGCTGCTGTTCGGCACCGAGCGGCCCGACGGCGGACCGGCCGTGACCGAACCGCAGTTCATGGCCTTCGTCGACCGCGAGGTGACGCCCGCCTTCCCCGAGGGGCTCACCGTGCGGGACGGCCGCGGCCAGTACCGTGACGCGCACGGGGTCATCGAGCGTGAGCGGTCGTACGAGCTGATCCTGCTGTATCCGGCGGCGCAGGCCCGTGCGCGGGACGCCGGGATCGAGCGGATCCGGGCGGCGTACGAGAGGACGTTCGGGCAGGAGTCCGTGGCCCGCCTCGACGCGCCCACCCGGGCGGACTTCTGA
- a CDS encoding RNA ligase (ATP), whose protein sequence is MSTLRVTAEVLTVHEHPNADALELAQVGLYRAVVAKGAYRTGETALYIPEQSVLPPALIEELGLTGRLAGSSSDRVRAVRLRGELSQGIVCRPRALADVDLERAAADGTDFAETLGIVKWVPPIPPTMNGEIESAPGLLPWVDIENIQRYPDIFAPGEPVVLTEKLHGSACLVTRLADEGRAYVSSKGFGGKSLALREDPRNLYWRAVNGHGVAGAAARLAERLGARRVGIFGEVYGAGVQDLSYGADGRRESLGYAVFDVSAEIDGEVRWLDAAALLEGELPLVPRLYEGPYAIDRVLEAASGRETVSGRGLHLREGVVIRPATERYSPVTGGRAIAKAVSPAYLTRKGGTEYE, encoded by the coding sequence ATGTCGACGCTGCGCGTCACCGCCGAAGTGCTGACCGTCCACGAGCACCCGAACGCCGACGCGCTCGAACTGGCCCAGGTGGGTCTGTACCGGGCCGTCGTCGCCAAGGGCGCCTACCGCACCGGCGAGACCGCGCTCTACATCCCGGAGCAGTCCGTGCTCCCGCCCGCGCTGATCGAGGAACTGGGTCTGACCGGACGGCTCGCGGGCAGCTCGTCGGACCGGGTCAGGGCCGTACGACTGCGCGGAGAGCTGTCGCAGGGAATCGTCTGCCGCCCCAGGGCGCTGGCGGACGTCGACCTGGAGCGTGCCGCCGCGGACGGCACCGACTTCGCCGAGACGCTCGGCATCGTCAAATGGGTGCCCCCGATCCCGCCCACCATGAACGGCGAGATCGAGTCCGCGCCCGGACTGCTGCCCTGGGTCGACATCGAGAACATCCAGCGGTACCCGGACATCTTCGCGCCGGGCGAGCCGGTCGTACTGACGGAGAAGCTGCACGGCTCGGCCTGCCTGGTGACCCGTCTCGCGGACGAGGGGCGCGCGTACGTCTCCTCCAAGGGCTTCGGGGGCAAGTCGCTGGCGCTCAGGGAGGATCCGCGCAACCTGTACTGGCGCGCGGTGAACGGTCACGGGGTCGCGGGGGCCGCGGCCCGGCTCGCCGAGCGGCTCGGCGCACGCCGGGTCGGCATCTTCGGCGAGGTGTACGGGGCGGGCGTACAGGACCTGTCCTACGGCGCCGACGGCCGCCGCGAGTCCCTCGGCTACGCCGTGTTCGACGTGTCCGCGGAGATCGACGGCGAGGTCCGCTGGCTGGACGCGGCGGCGCTGCTGGAGGGCGAACTGCCCCTGGTGCCACGGCTGTACGAGGGCCCGTACGCCATCGACCGCGTACTGGAGGCCGCCTCGGGCCGGGAGACGGTCTCCGGCCGCGGACTGCATCTGCGCGAAGGGGTGGTCATCCGGCCCGCGACCGAGCGGTACAGCCCGGTGACGGGCGGCCGTGCCATCGCGAAGGCGGTCAGCCCCGCGTATCTGACGCGCAAGGGCGGCACGGAGTACGAGTGA
- a CDS encoding acyl-CoA dehydrogenase family protein, translating to MNLELSEEQTAVRQLAKDFVDREIAPHVVEWDRAEEVDRSLVKKLGEVGFLGLTVDEEYGGSGGDHLAYCLVTEELGRGDSSVRGIVSVSLGLVAKTIAHWGSEEQKRQWLPGLTSGTQVGCFGLTEPGTGSDAGHLTTRAVRDGDDYVINGTKMFITNGTWADVVLLFARSTDEPGHRGISAFLVPTDTPGLTRHTVHGKLGLRGQATAELVLEDVRVPASAMLAPEGKGFSVAMSALAKGRMSVAAGCVGIAQAALDAAVTYATQREQFGKTIAHHQLVQELISDIAVDVDAARLLTWRVADLVDRGLPFATESSKAKLFASEAAVRAANNALQVFGGYGYIDEYPAGKLLRDARVMTLYEGTSQIQKLVIGRALTGVSAF from the coding sequence ATGAACCTGGAGCTCAGCGAGGAGCAGACCGCCGTCCGGCAGCTCGCCAAGGACTTCGTGGACCGCGAGATCGCCCCCCACGTGGTGGAGTGGGACCGGGCGGAGGAAGTCGACCGGTCCCTCGTCAAGAAGCTCGGCGAGGTCGGTTTCCTCGGCCTCACGGTCGACGAGGAGTACGGCGGCAGCGGCGGCGACCATCTCGCGTACTGCCTGGTGACGGAGGAGCTGGGGCGCGGGGACTCGTCCGTGCGCGGCATCGTCTCCGTCTCGCTGGGCCTGGTCGCCAAGACGATCGCGCACTGGGGGAGCGAGGAGCAGAAGCGGCAGTGGCTGCCGGGGCTGACCTCCGGCACCCAGGTGGGCTGCTTCGGCCTCACCGAGCCCGGCACCGGCTCGGACGCCGGCCATCTGACGACCAGGGCCGTACGTGACGGCGACGACTACGTCATCAACGGCACCAAGATGTTCATCACCAACGGGACCTGGGCCGATGTGGTGTTGCTGTTCGCCCGGTCGACCGACGAGCCCGGCCACCGTGGCATCTCCGCCTTCCTGGTGCCGACGGACACACCGGGACTGACCCGCCACACCGTCCACGGCAAGCTCGGCCTGCGCGGCCAGGCCACCGCCGAACTCGTCCTCGAGGACGTCCGCGTCCCCGCGAGCGCCATGCTGGCGCCGGAGGGCAAAGGGTTCTCCGTGGCCATGTCCGCCCTGGCCAAGGGGCGGATGTCGGTGGCCGCCGGCTGTGTCGGCATCGCCCAGGCCGCGCTGGACGCCGCCGTGACGTACGCGACCCAGCGGGAGCAGTTCGGCAAGACCATCGCGCACCACCAGCTCGTCCAGGAGCTGATCAGCGACATCGCCGTGGACGTGGACGCGGCGCGCCTGCTGACCTGGCGGGTCGCCGACCTCGTCGACCGCGGGCTGCCGTTCGCCACCGAGTCCTCCAAGGCCAAGCTCTTCGCCTCGGAGGCGGCCGTGCGCGCCGCGAACAACGCGCTCCAGGTCTTCGGCGGCTACGGCTACATCGACGAGTACCCGGCGGGCAAACTGCTGCGCGACGCCCGGGTGATGACCCTCTACGAGGGCACCAGCCAGATACAGAAGCTGGTCATCGGGCGCGCGCTGACCGGGGTTTCGGCCTTCTGA
- a CDS encoding helix-turn-helix transcriptional regulator, translating to MTRRKDPVAPGLAALAGMIADETRAVFLLALLDGRAWTAGELARHAEVAPSTASEHLGRLVAGGLLAEERQGRHRYVRLADSRVAQLVEDLAAQVAPGTAERPRSLREAGAGSAMVRGRTCYDHLAGRLGIALTDALTQRGLLRQDTGFALTDAGLRWFDTTGIALNRTGRRPLSRACLDWTERRPHLAGTAGAALCRHALDAHWCVRIGSERAVKVTPEGELAFAELLGIEAAALR from the coding sequence ATGACGAGACGGAAGGATCCGGTCGCGCCCGGTCTTGCGGCGCTGGCCGGGATGATCGCCGACGAGACCCGGGCCGTCTTCCTGCTCGCGCTGCTCGACGGCCGCGCCTGGACCGCCGGTGAGCTGGCCCGGCACGCCGAGGTCGCGCCGTCGACGGCCAGCGAACACCTCGGCAGACTGGTCGCGGGCGGCCTGCTCGCCGAGGAGCGGCAGGGCCGCCACCGCTACGTACGCCTGGCCGACAGCCGTGTCGCCCAGCTGGTGGAGGACCTGGCCGCCCAGGTCGCCCCCGGCACCGCCGAGCGTCCCCGCTCCCTGCGTGAGGCCGGCGCGGGTTCCGCGATGGTCCGCGGACGTACCTGCTACGACCATCTCGCCGGGCGGCTCGGTATCGCCCTCACCGACGCCCTCACCCAGCGCGGACTCCTGCGCCAGGACACCGGCTTCGCCCTCACCGACGCGGGCCTGCGCTGGTTCGACACGACCGGCATCGCCCTGAACCGCACCGGCCGCCGCCCCCTCAGCCGCGCCTGCCTCGACTGGACCGAGCGCCGCCCCCACCTCGCCGGCACCGCGGGCGCGGCCCTGTGCCGCCACGCCCTGGACGCCCACTGGTGCGTACGCATCGGATCGGAGCGCGCGGTCAAGGTCACGCCCGAGGGGGAGCTCGCCTTCGCGGAACTCCTGGGCATCGAGGCGGCGGCGCTCCGCTGA
- a CDS encoding Zn-dependent alcohol dehydrogenase gives MVRAAVLPAVGAPLEIAEIDLPAPGPGQVRVRLAAAGVCHSDLSLSDGTMRVPVPAVLGHEGAGTVVAVGDGVTGIAPGAAVVLNWAPSCGSCHACTLGEGWLCANALTGAGNVYARRTSDGSDLHPGLNVAAFAEETVVAAGCVLPAPDGIPLTDAALLGCAVLTGYGAVHHSAGVRPGETVAVFGVGGVGLAALQAARIAGASKIVAVDVSPEKESLARAAGATDYVVASDTTAREIRALTGKQGVDVAVECVGRAVTIRAAWDSTRRGGRTTVVGIGGKDQQVTFNALEIFHWGRTLAGCVYGNCDPARDLPVLAEHVRAGRLDLAMLVTERIGLEGIPGAFENMVAGKGGRALVVF, from the coding sequence ATGGTTCGCGCTGCCGTCCTTCCCGCCGTGGGCGCTCCTCTGGAGATCGCCGAGATCGACCTCCCCGCACCGGGCCCGGGCCAGGTCCGCGTCCGGCTGGCCGCCGCAGGGGTCTGTCACTCCGACCTCTCGCTGTCCGACGGCACCATGCGGGTGCCCGTCCCCGCCGTCCTCGGCCACGAGGGAGCCGGGACCGTCGTCGCCGTGGGCGACGGCGTGACGGGCATCGCCCCCGGTGCGGCGGTGGTCCTCAACTGGGCTCCCTCCTGCGGAAGTTGCCACGCCTGTACGTTGGGGGAGGGGTGGCTGTGCGCCAACGCGCTGACCGGAGCGGGGAACGTGTACGCACGGCGCACGTCCGACGGGAGCGACCTCCATCCCGGCCTGAACGTGGCCGCGTTCGCCGAGGAGACGGTGGTGGCCGCCGGATGTGTGCTCCCCGCTCCGGACGGCATTCCGCTCACCGACGCCGCCCTGCTTGGCTGCGCGGTCCTCACCGGATACGGCGCCGTCCACCACTCCGCCGGGGTCCGGCCCGGCGAGACCGTCGCGGTGTTCGGGGTCGGCGGGGTGGGTCTCGCGGCGCTCCAGGCCGCCAGGATCGCGGGCGCCTCGAAGATCGTCGCTGTCGACGTCTCCCCCGAGAAGGAGTCACTGGCCCGTGCCGCGGGCGCCACGGACTACGTCGTCGCCTCCGACACCACCGCCCGTGAGATCCGCGCCCTGACCGGCAAGCAGGGCGTCGACGTGGCCGTCGAGTGCGTCGGCCGCGCCGTGACCATCCGCGCCGCCTGGGACTCCACCCGCCGCGGCGGCCGCACCACGGTCGTCGGCATCGGCGGCAAGGACCAGCAGGTCACCTTCAACGCACTGGAGATCTTCCACTGGGGCAGGACCCTGGCCGGCTGCGTATACGGCAACTGCGACCCGGCGCGCGATCTCCCGGTGCTCGCCGAGCACGTACGGGCGGGCCGGCTGGACCTGGCGATGCTGGTCACCGAGCGGATCGGGCTGGAGGGGATCCCGGGCGCGTTCGAGAACATGGTGGCCGGGAAGGGCGGACGGGCGTTGGTGGTGTTCTAG
- a CDS encoding TetR/AcrR family transcriptional regulator gives MARPRKPLLSTDRIVETARALVDAEGLASLSTRRLAAELGVSGPSLYNHFRTKDQILEAVADSVSAQVDLSVFEDGRDWRTALHDWAVSYRAALRDHPNIVPVLARGPGRRPAGLRLADAVFGAMVGAGWPPAQATSIGALMRYFIMGSALGSFAGGFVDDEAAYDPADYPHLGQAHLLAEQQEKIDERAFEVGLTALLDGLVQQFERVTGTG, from the coding sequence ATGGCCCGACCGCGCAAGCCCCTCCTCAGCACCGACCGGATCGTCGAGACGGCACGGGCCCTGGTGGACGCCGAGGGCCTGGCGTCCCTCTCCACGCGCCGGCTCGCCGCCGAACTGGGAGTGAGCGGACCCTCCCTCTACAACCACTTCCGCACCAAGGACCAGATCCTCGAGGCGGTCGCGGACTCGGTGAGCGCGCAGGTCGATCTCTCCGTGTTCGAGGACGGACGGGACTGGCGCACCGCGCTGCACGACTGGGCCGTCTCCTACCGGGCCGCCCTGCGCGACCACCCGAACATCGTGCCGGTCCTCGCGCGCGGCCCCGGCCGCCGGCCCGCCGGTCTGCGTCTGGCCGACGCGGTCTTCGGCGCGATGGTCGGCGCCGGCTGGCCGCCCGCGCAGGCCACCTCCATCGGCGCCCTGATGCGGTACTTCATCATGGGCTCCGCCCTCGGCTCGTTCGCCGGCGGCTTCGTCGACGACGAGGCCGCGTACGACCCGGCCGACTACCCCCACCTGGGGCAGGCCCATCTGCTCGCCGAGCAGCAGGAGAAGATCGACGAGCGGGCGTTCGAGGTGGGGCTCACGGCGCTGCTCGACGGGTTGGTGCAGCAGTTCGAGCGGGTGACCGGGACGGGGTGA
- a CDS encoding TetR/AcrR family transcriptional regulator: MSAAQETVDGEMQPWAEVTPDAARRLLIAAVEAFAERGYHATTTRDIAGRAGMSPAALYIHYKTKEELLHRISRIGHDKALAIVRTAADGEGAAAERLTDAVRSFVRWHAGQHTTARVVQYELDALGPEARAEIIALRRQTDAAVRGIIEDGVAAGDFDVPDVPGTTLAVLSLCIDVARWFNVDGPRTPDEVGGLYADLVLRMVGSKE; the protein is encoded by the coding sequence ATGAGTGCGGCGCAGGAGACGGTCGACGGCGAGATGCAGCCGTGGGCCGAGGTCACCCCGGACGCGGCCCGGCGGCTGCTCATCGCCGCCGTGGAGGCCTTCGCCGAGCGCGGGTACCACGCGACGACGACCCGGGACATCGCCGGGCGGGCCGGCATGAGCCCGGCCGCGCTGTACATCCACTACAAGACCAAGGAAGAACTGCTTCACCGGATCAGCCGGATCGGGCACGACAAGGCCCTCGCCATCGTGCGCACCGCGGCGGACGGCGAGGGCGCCGCCGCCGAGCGGCTCACCGACGCCGTGCGCTCCTTCGTCCGGTGGCACGCCGGGCAGCACACCACCGCGCGGGTGGTGCAGTACGAGCTCGACGCGCTCGGCCCCGAGGCCCGTGCCGAGATCATCGCGCTGCGGCGGCAGACCGACGCCGCCGTGCGCGGGATCATCGAGGACGGCGTCGCGGCCGGCGACTTCGACGTGCCGGACGTCCCGGGCACCACGCTCGCGGTGCTCTCGCTCTGCATCGACGTGGCCCGCTGGTTCAACGTCGACGGCCCCCGCACGCCCGACGAGGTCGGCGGGCTCTACGCCGACCTCGTGCTGCGCATGGTGGGGTCCAAGGAGTAG
- a CDS encoding DMT family transporter codes for MMNASSPAPTRRTELLAAGAAAVTVVLWASAFVSIRSAGGAYSPGALALGRLLAGAVALGTICLLRREGPPPREAWRGIALSGLLWFGLYMVVLNWGEQKVDAGTAALVVNTGPILIALLGSRLLGDPMPPRLLAGMAVSFAGALAVGLSMSGRGGSSVLGVVLCLLAAVGYAAGVVAQKPALGRASALQVTTFGCLVGAVACLPFAGQLVHEVADAPASATLNVIYLGVFPTALAFTTWAYALARTTASRMGATTYAVPALVVAMSWIFLDEVPGALTLAGGVLCLAGVAVSRSRAAVSGPARAAVSPRPSERARREA; via the coding sequence ATGATGAACGCCTCCTCACCCGCTCCCACCCGCCGCACGGAGCTGCTCGCCGCGGGCGCGGCGGCGGTCACCGTCGTGCTGTGGGCCTCCGCCTTCGTGTCGATCCGCAGCGCGGGCGGGGCGTACTCTCCGGGGGCGCTGGCGCTCGGCCGGCTGCTGGCGGGCGCCGTGGCCCTGGGCACGATCTGTCTGCTGCGCCGGGAGGGTCCGCCCCCGCGGGAGGCCTGGCGCGGGATCGCGTTGTCCGGCCTGCTGTGGTTCGGCCTCTACATGGTCGTCCTGAACTGGGGTGAGCAGAAGGTGGACGCCGGTACGGCGGCGCTGGTCGTGAACACCGGCCCGATCCTGATCGCGCTGCTCGGCTCCCGGCTGCTGGGGGACCCGATGCCGCCGCGGCTGCTCGCGGGGATGGCGGTGTCCTTCGCGGGCGCGCTCGCGGTGGGGCTGTCGATGTCCGGCAGGGGCGGTTCCTCGGTTCTCGGGGTGGTCCTGTGTCTGCTCGCGGCGGTCGGCTACGCGGCGGGCGTCGTCGCCCAGAAGCCTGCCCTCGGCCGGGCGAGCGCCCTCCAGGTCACCACGTTCGGGTGCCTCGTGGGCGCCGTCGCCTGTCTGCCGTTCGCGGGACAACTGGTCCACGAGGTGGCGGACGCACCCGCCTCCGCCACCCTCAACGTGATCTACCTGGGTGTCTTCCCGACCGCACTGGCCTTCACGACCTGGGCGTACGCCCTGGCCCGGACCACCGCGAGCCGGATGGGGGCGACCACGTACGCGGTCCCCGCACTGGTCGTCGCGATGTCCTGGATCTTCCTCGACGAGGTCCCGGGGGCGCTGACCCTGGCGGGCGGCGTCCTGTGCCTGGCCGGAGTCGCGGTGTCGCGGTCCCGGGCGGCGGTCAGCGGTCCGGCGCGCGCGGCGGTCTCGCCCCGGCCGTCGGAGCGCGCCCGACGAGAAGCCTGA
- a CDS encoding 3-keto-5-aminohexanoate cleavage protein, protein MVQVCLNGARGARDGVGVPLSPGAAAGSAAGAVGAGASDVHVHPKTPCGQDTLSARAVAAVLDAIRARVDVPVGVTTGAWAEPGPAARVERVRSWTVLPDHASVNWHEPGAEELAAALLDRGIGVEAGIWSGTDGAARFAASPLGPRVLRVLAEVTDPSPGTAERSALALLAGLGTAHGVPVLLHGEEGGTWPVLRLAGRLGLATRIGLEDTLVLPDGERAVSNAQLVAEGLVQYEAARHPS, encoded by the coding sequence GTGGTGCAGGTTTGTCTGAACGGGGCGCGGGGAGCCCGTGACGGTGTGGGCGTGCCGTTGTCCCCCGGGGCGGCGGCCGGGTCCGCGGCCGGGGCGGTCGGGGCCGGGGCCTCGGACGTTCATGTTCACCCCAAGACCCCCTGTGGGCAGGACACCCTGTCGGCGAGGGCGGTCGCGGCGGTCCTCGACGCGATCCGGGCCCGGGTCGACGTCCCGGTCGGTGTGACGACCGGCGCGTGGGCCGAGCCCGGTCCCGCCGCCCGCGTGGAGCGGGTCCGGTCCTGGACGGTGCTGCCCGACCACGCCTCGGTCAACTGGCACGAACCGGGCGCCGAGGAGCTGGCGGCGGCGCTTCTCGACCGCGGGATCGGTGTGGAGGCGGGCATCTGGTCCGGCACCGACGGAGCCGCCCGTTTCGCGGCGTCGCCGCTCGGCCCGCGCGTGCTGCGGGTACTGGCCGAGGTGACCGACCCCTCCCCGGGGACGGCCGAACGCTCCGCCCTGGCTCTCCTCGCCGGCCTCGGCACCGCGCACGGCGTCCCCGTCCTGCTGCACGGCGAGGAGGGCGGCACGTGGCCGGTGCTGCGGCTCGCGGGCCGGCTGGGGCTGGCGACCCGGATCGGGCTGGAGGACACCCTCGTCCTGCCGGACGGTGAGCGGGCGGTGTCCAACGCGCAGTTGGTGGCCGAGGGACTGGTTCAGTACGAGGCCGCCCGGCACCCGTCGTAG
- the soxR gene encoding redox-sensitive transcriptional activator SoxR has product MPQIPEKIHELTVGQLSARSGAAVSALHFYESKGLISSRRTTGNQRRYHRDALRRVAFVRAAQRVGIPLATIREALAELPEERTPTRADWARLSEAWRGELDERIKQLSRLRDHLTDCIGCGCLSLDNCVLSNPDDVFGERRTGSRLMVERGVGPRPAPERGRESEDCR; this is encoded by the coding sequence GTGCCCCAGATCCCTGAGAAGATCCACGAGCTGACCGTCGGGCAGCTGTCGGCCCGCAGCGGCGCCGCCGTCTCCGCCCTGCACTTCTACGAGTCCAAGGGCCTGATCAGCAGTCGCCGCACCACCGGAAACCAGCGCCGCTACCACCGTGACGCGCTGCGCCGGGTCGCCTTCGTCCGCGCCGCCCAGCGGGTCGGCATCCCGCTGGCCACCATCCGTGAGGCCCTCGCCGAGCTCCCCGAGGAGCGCACCCCGACACGCGCGGACTGGGCCCGGCTCTCCGAGGCGTGGCGTGGCGAACTCGACGAGCGCATCAAGCAGTTGAGCAGACTGAGGGACCATCTGACCGACTGCATCGGATGCGGGTGTCTGTCCCTGGACAACTGTGTGCTCTCCAACCCGGACGACGTCTTCGGCGAGCGCCGGACCGGATCCCGGCTCATGGTCGAGCGCGGCGTGGGGCCACGGCCGGCGCCGGAGCGGGGCAGGGAATCCGAGGACTGCCGCTGA
- a CDS encoding MaoC family dehydratase — MAEPRTFATVDELRAAVGEQLGYSDWVEIEQKRIDLFAEATGDHQWIHVDPERAASGPFGTTIAHGYLTLSLLPLFGPQLISVEGVQMGVNYGTNKVRFPAPVPVGSRLRATATITGVDDVPGGVQVSVAFTVEREGGDKPVCVAESVSRYYV, encoded by the coding sequence ATGGCAGAGCCTAGGACGTTCGCGACGGTCGACGAACTGCGTGCCGCCGTGGGCGAGCAGTTGGGGTACAGCGACTGGGTCGAGATCGAGCAGAAGCGGATCGACCTCTTCGCGGAGGCGACCGGCGACCACCAGTGGATCCACGTCGACCCCGAGCGGGCCGCGTCCGGCCCCTTCGGCACGACGATCGCGCACGGCTATCTCACCCTGTCCCTGCTCCCGCTCTTCGGCCCGCAGCTGATCAGCGTCGAGGGCGTGCAGATGGGGGTCAACTACGGTACGAACAAGGTCCGTTTCCCCGCCCCCGTACCGGTCGGCTCACGGCTGCGCGCCACCGCGACGATCACCGGTGTCGACGACGTGCCCGGCGGTGTCCAGGTGTCCGTGGCCTTCACCGTGGAGCGCGAGGGCGGCGACAAGCCGGTGTGCGTCGCCGAGTCGGTGTCGCGCTACTACGTCTGA